A genomic segment from Cyprinus carpio isolate SPL01 chromosome A4, ASM1834038v1, whole genome shotgun sequence encodes:
- the LOC109071420 gene encoding SIN3-HDAC complex-associated factor-like, with protein sequence MFGFHKPKMYRSLDGCCICRAKSSSSRFTDSKRYERDFQSCFGLGETRSGEICNACVLLVKRWKKLPVGSKKNWNHVVDARGGPSLKTTVKSKKVKSLSSRIRPNQLSRVQKELKRHNSDAHSTTSSTSPAQSPSYSNQSDEGSDSELTPGSARSPVFSFLDLTYWKRQRVCCGIIYKGRFGEVLIDPHLYKPCCQKKQEQEQEEEEEEEEEEEDGDLEKEEVQSSQEILSSIQPHSSPQIKMEQEVDEVW encoded by the exons ATGTTTGGCTTTCATAAGCCGAAGATGTACCGCAGCCTTGATGGATGCTGCATCTGCAGGGCAAAATCCTCCAGCTCTCGTTTCACTGACAGCAAACGCTATGAGAGAGACTTTCAGAGCTGCTTTGG TTTAGGGGAGACTCGCTCTGGTGAAATCTGCAATGCTTGTGTTCTGCTGGTGAAACGCTGGAAGAAGCTTCCCGTCGGTTCCAAGAAGAACTGGAATCAT GTGGTTGATGCGCGAGGGGGACCCAGTCTGAAAACCACAGTGAAGTCAAAGAAAGTCAAATCCCTGTCCTCACGGATCAGACCGAACCAGCTCAGCAGAGTCCAGAAGGAACTGAAGAGACACA ATTCAGATGCTCACAGCACCACCTCCAGCACCAGCCCCGCCCAGTCGCCCAGCTACAGTAACCAATCAGACGAAGGCTCTGACTCGGAGTTGACTCCTGGCTCCGCCCGCTCTCCAGTCTTCTCCTTCTTGGACCTGACATACTGGAAAAg GCAGCGGGTATGTTGTGGCATCATCTATAAAGGTCGCTTTGGGGAGGTTCTGATTGACCCTCATCTCTACAAGCCCTGCTGTCAGAAAAAACAGGAGCAAGagcaagaggaagaagaagaggaggaggaagaggaggaagacgGTGACCTTGAGAAAGAGGAAGTGCAGAGCAGTCAAGAAATTCTCTCGTCCATTCAACCGCACTCCTCTCCTCAAATAAAAATGGAGCAGGAAGTGGATGAGGTGTGGTGA